The Candidatus Hydrogenedentota bacterium region AAGTACAATGACTGCCCAGATAAAAAGAGTTCTATACAAGTGTTTAGACATGAGTAACTCCACCATCCCCGGTGTTGGGGTAACTTGGTTTCACCGCTCCATGCGGCTCTTTGGAAAAATCAGGATTTGTTTTCTTTTTGAAGTACTTGTGCAATAGCGCCGCGTACAAATTCCATGGTTACATTGTCATCTACGCGCAAAACGACGCGATCTTCGGTAAGACCAACAACAGTACCGCAAACGCCACCGGTCGTTACGACATTGTCGCCTTTGCCCAAGGCAGACAACATGTTTTTCCGTTCCCGTTCACGCTTTTGCTGGGGCCGAATCATGAGAAAATACATGATCGCAAAAAAAGCGACGATCATCGGCAACATTCCGGTAAGCGGGTTGCCCGGTGAAGTACTTTCTGCTCCGCCTTCACTTCCATTCGCAGCCAATAGCTGCGCCTGCATCATACAATAATACCACACAAGCCATTCTCCTAAGGGTTATAAATTGGAATGTACGTGTTTACGCGGGAATCCTCGCAGCCATTAAAGCGCCTTGTTGTACAGATATCGTTGGAGAAAAGTCCTCTTAAAGGTACTGAAGGAGCCTTTACGTATGGCATCACGCACACGGGAAGTTAATTGTATCATAAAGAAAAGGTTATGTAAAGTATTGAGACGTAAGGCGAGGATTTCTCCGGCGCGGAAAAGATGGTGGATATAGGCTCGGGAATAGACGCGGCATGCCGGGCAGCCGCAGCCCTCTTCTATCGGGTTCGGATCACCGGCAAAGCGTGCGTTTTTTATGTTGATAC contains the following coding sequences:
- the yajC gene encoding preprotein translocase subunit YajC — translated: MMQAQLLAANGSEGGAESTSPGNPLTGMLPMIVAFFAIMYFLMIRPQQKRERERKNMLSALGKGDNVVTTGGVCGTVVGLTEDRVVLRVDDNVTMEFVRGAIAQVLQKENKS